The Salvelinus sp. IW2-2015 linkage group LG15, ASM291031v2, whole genome shotgun sequence genome includes a region encoding these proteins:
- the LOC111975073 gene encoding haptoglobin: MWSSLAVLLAASCVCLAQVKIKIKIKNKTKTKSIDEISDDSDLRFRRMVGGTLAPHVPWQAMVYLSKNVMNGGFAGGALISDRWVLTAGRNLFVRKSRQDTKGKEPIIPKVYLGITRHSQANDSKEVAVEKVVLHPGFQSVSDWDNDLALIQLKEPFTLSEAVMPIPLPERGEDLAEAAQEKGIITGWGWGVHFTPAESLKHLVLPVASHSSCKAEYHRGGQVLSSTPTVDDNMFCTGASRYQENVCFGDAGGALAVQDPKDGRVYAAGILSFDKTCAVEKYAVYMKLSAYMPWINSVLRGDSETSASLRSSVMSEMYSRQL; the protein is encoded by the exons ATGTG GTCATCCCTGGCAGTGCTCCTCGCGgcctcctgtgtctgtctggcacaggtcaaaatcaaaatcaaaatcaaaaacaaaaccaaaaccaaaTCAATTGATGAGATCTCAGACGATTCAG ACCTGCGCTTCAGGCGTATGGTTGGGGGCACCCTGGCCCCTCATGTCCCCTGGCAGGCCATGGTCTACCTGAGTAAAAACGTCATGAACGGAGGCTTCGCTGGGGGAGCTCTAATCTCTGACCGCTGGGTCCTGACTGCTGGCAGGAACTTGTTTGTCAGGAAAAGTAGGCAGGACACCAAGGGGAAAGAACCAATCATCCCCAAGGTGTACCTAGGCATCACGCGACACTCCCAAGCCAATGACTCCAAAGAAGTTGCTGTAGAAAAG GTGGTTCTGCACCCAGGCTTCCAGAGCGTGTCAGACTGGGACAACGACCTGGCTCTGATTCAGCTGAAGGAGCCATTCACCCTGAGCGAGGCTGTGATGCCCATCCCTCTGCCTGAGAGGGGTGAGGACCTGGCTGAGGCAGCCCAGGAGAAAGGCATCATCacaggctggggctggggggtCCACTTCACCCCCGCTGAGTCACTGAAACACCTGGTGTTGCCTGTGGCATCGCATAGCTCCTGTAAGGCAGAGTACCACCGCGGTGGCCAAGTGCTGAGCAGCACTCCAACCGTAGACGACAACATGTTCTGTACTGGAGCCAGCAGGTACCAGGAGAATGTGTGCTTTGGGGATGCAGGCGGTGCCCTGGCAGTTCAGGACCCCAAAGACGGCAGAGTGTATGCTGCAGGGATCCTGTCCTTCGATAAGACCTGTGCCGTGGAGAAATACGCTGTCTACATGAAGCTCTCTGCCTACATGCCTTGGATCAACAGTGTCCTCAGGGGCGACAGTGAGACATCAGCCAGTCTCCGCTCCAGTGTAATGTCTGAGATGTATTCGAGGCAGTTGTAG